The DNA window TTCCAGACCGGCAGCAGTAATGAGCGGCGCCGCCATATCGCGCAGCAGCGCTTCGGTTTCCGCATCGCGCAAGATTGACTGAGCTGCCACCGGCTGTGCGGCCATTGTGACCATCGCAAGGATTGCCAGAGATCTGGCCAAGAGGTTTTGGATTCTGCGCATCTGAAGTTGCTAGCGACTTCCGGCCTGAACCGAGACTGAAGCTTCACCGCGTTCAGCGCCCGCTTGACCTTCCTGTGCAGCTAATTGCGATCTTTCAGCCAGCACTCTTGATGTGAAATCTGTGAGTGTGTCGGTGAAGCCGCGATCTCTGCGCCACGGGCTCGCCAGCGCCAAAATTGGAGCGTTGTGGTCCATATCAGCGAACATCGCGGTTTCCACTTTACCGCCGTTTTGGGTGATAGCACGGGCTAATGCCGTGGTGTTGCGCGGCTTGACCACCGTGTCTTTCTCGCCTTGGACCAGCAGCATCGACGGGGCGTCCGCGCGAGCGAAATTAATTGGTTGCGTCGTCAAAGGATCATTCGCCCCGCCAAATGCCAGCTTGGTCGAATCTGCAGTGAAAGGGTGGAAATCATAAGGGCCCGACAGGCCGATAATTCCCGCAATTGCCTCGGTGCCCAGCCCTTCGCGGCCCAGCCATTGCCGGTCGAGGCCCAGCATAGCGACATTATACGCGCCAGCCGAATGTCCAGATATGAAAATTGCCTCAGGATCGCCGCCAAATTTGGCAATATTGGCTGTCGTCCATGCGACTGCCTTCGCGCTGTCTTCCAGCATTGCGGGGAAGACACCGTCCGGGCCAAGCCGATATCCGGCCAGCACGACAACATAGCCTTCTGGCGCCAATCCGCGTGCAAGGAAGCCGTAATCGTCAATGTCGCCGCTGCGCCAGCCTCCACCATGGATGAAAAGGAAGACCGGCTTGGCCGCCGCAGTATCCGAACCAATGGCAGCAGCGCTGTAGACGGTCAGTTTCTGCTTGGCATGATCGCCCAGACTTTCCGTATGCACCAGCGAAACGTCGCGCGAACCGCCAGTGATACGGTCGACTGTATCAAGGACTTTGGGCCCGTTGCGTCCGATGGAATAATTGAGTGCCAGCGCCGCCGCGCCCAACAACACAATGACGATTAACAAAAGCCATCCCATTCGCCGCAATCCTCTTCGTCCTATCATCTAATCTGCCTTCAGTTTTGACTCGATTGTTTCGACGATGTGCGTTGCATCGCTGTCCTTGTCTAGCCCGGTAGCATTGAGGAACTCTTCGCCAGTCGAAAAATCGGGGCCGAGCCAAAGGGGCACTTCCGAGGCCTCGATATTTGCCTTGGCTAATGCCTCTTCGGGTGAAAATTGCTCGCCTGCGGTGCGGATAAAGATTGCTGCTATGCGATCAGGATAATCGGTCACGATGCCATTAAAGGCAGTAAGGTCACCCTGCGTATCATCACCAATAAGGGCGAATTGCATCGCTGGGTAGGTGGCAAGAATTTTCTCGATTGCGCGGCGTTTATGCGCGCCATGGCTTCCTGAACCAAATGTTTCGCGGTTCAGGCCCCAGTCGCGTAAAGCTATCGGGCCAAGCGGCAGACCGCGTACTTTCTTATAGGCCACGAGGTAGGAATAGAGGTTCCACGGGCTAGATGAAACGTAGAAGAAGGGCCGATCTGTTGGCGCCGGGTGCTCATCGGATGATCGCCTTAAGCCGGGCATTGGAGGAGCATTGCCGCCAAGCGCATTGTAGAAAATATCCGCGTCAGGAACTTGAGCCCTCTCCTCAGGCATTTGCGCGAGCACGCGCTTCCAATTTCGCAAGATTGCCCGGACATTGCCGGTAATGCCGGTTTCAATAATCGTATCGTCAATATCTGAAATCACGCCCAATTGGGTGCCTTCGCCGGGTGCGAGCACATGCCCGTTGACCGATTGTGATGAAGCGCCGTCATTCCAATGAAGCGAAACAGCTTCCCATGTGGGAGCTGGCGGGAATCGCCAGTCGTCCAACTCTATCTCGAACCGAACGAATCCTTCGGCGTCGGTAGTTGCTAAATGGCTATGTGCCGCCCCCTTTGGGCAGGTCAATTGCAGAGTAACAGGCAAGCCTGGCACCTCGTGCGAGACGAATTGGGAGATCATGGTACGCATTGCTTGTCTGCGGCCACCGGCGGCAAACTTGGCCTTCGCCGAGCGCAAAGCGCGGCCCGAGACATGGAGCGTGGTTTGGCTGCGATACCCGAAATAGGGCTCGACGCGGACCGGATGGTTGGAAAACGGGTATGGGGGCATTGCCCCGCGCTAGCGGTTGGCGGGGAAGCCGCAAAGTCTCAATTGATTGAAGAGACTAGAGGAGCACCTTGCGAGCGACCCTTTCCACCAACGGAATATCGTCCGAAACTTCGCCCAGCATAACAATTTCACCATTTTCAAGCCGTCGGATCAGCACAACACCGAATTCGGCACCTTGTGGGTTAATAGAATCGAGTGATTGCCCTTCCAGCTCCCGCAATTTCTTGGCGATGGATGCTCTTGGTGCGTCGGTCGGCTCGACCTGCTGGCCACTTTCTTCCTTACGGATACGGCGTTCGGTTTGAACAACGGCTTTGAGGCCGCCTTCGGCCTTCGACAGAAAGGCTGATAATTGACCGCGCTCGATGCCGACACGCTGTGCGTGGGAAAGAACTGAAGCGTATTCTGTCAACCGGGTTTTGTCATAGTCGGCCCCGAAAACGAGCTTAACCACAGGGGTCATCGGCGCCCGTTCCTGAATCGTCAGGCCATTTTCGGCGATAAGCTCCTCAAATTCCTCAGGAGATTCTTGCGCGGCGAGGCTGACATCATAAGCGCGGCCAACTGCTGCATAGAGGTTTGCGCGAGTGCGGTCTTCAGAGGTGCGTGCGGCCTGAGCCAATTCGCGCGCCTCGGCCAAGCAATCATGAAGCCCGGCTTCTGGATCCAATTCGGCTGACACCTCAATAATTGGTTCAATTTCAGTAGGCGCCTCGTCGGCGCTGGGCCCTGCTGCTGCGGCCCTCCGATTGTCTTCGACAATCTGATCGACCGATCTTAGCAGCGGGTTGCTGGGCAGATTCATTTCCCAATCGCCGTCCTCTGCAGAGAAATCCTGATCCTGATCTGCGGCGCTCGGTTTTGCCATGCCGCGGGGCTGGATTAGCGAGGCAAGGCGCGCAACGACAGCATTGTCATCATCTTCAATCGTCCCGGCTTCATATTCATCACCCTCGCATTCATCGTATTCGTATTCGTCTTCTTCGTCTTCTTCATTCTCGTCATATTCGGAATCATAATCGGCGGCGGCTTCGTTTGCTTCAGCAAGCTCGCCCGTCCCAAATGCGGGAGCAGGGAAGGCATCGTCGTTAGCGTCTTCAAGGTGGATGCTATCGCTTAACGGTATATCGGAAACTGGGTCGGGCAATGCTGTGCTCGGTCCATCCGCCCAATCTGTAACCGGGTCTGTTTCACGCGCCGAATCTTCCTCATCATCTTCGATGCCAGATTCAGCATCGGTGGCATCGAGAGCCTGGTCGATTTCAAGCAGCAGTTCATCTGTAGTGATCTGATCAGCCAGTTCTTTCCAGTTGATCACGCCATAGATAAAATCGATTGTTTCGCCATCGCTAGAATATGGCAGCAGGATTCCGCGATACGCAATAGTTGAAGATCGCTGATTCACGAATTCCGCCTCGAAGCCGATTGGGGCCTGATTCGCCAGAATTTGCATATAGTGATCGGTAATCCGGCTAAGCAAAGAACGGCTTGGCACATCGGAAAGCTGCGAAATTTCTACGTCTGTACCGCATTCGCCGGCCAATTCTTTACCCAAATAAAGGATCGCCGGATCTTCAATTCCAGAAGTGAAATCAAGCAAAACACTGTATGGGCCGAAATCGGGCAAGTCGGCAGGTTCAAGGTCTTCAATCGAGGGAAAATTGCGATCATCGAGCAAGCTCGCCCAATGATTGTAAGCGCGCACCTGCATCCGGCGCTCGTCCGAGCCAATCGCCGTGGGCGGCAATTCACGGGCCGTTTCATCATCGGCACCATCGAAGTCGTCATCGACGTCATAGCTGTCGGTCGATCCGAAATTTCCGCGTAGCGTATCCATGGCCCCAAAAGCCCCCTTGGTCTTAGTTCAAGGAGCCTTATGAGGCTGCGTGGTAAACAAGTTGTTAATGTAAACTGCCGAAATGGCGCCTAAAATGCCTGTTATCACTCGGCATTTGCGCTGTTTGTTCGCGACGTCACGACATTCGAATCATGCCTTGGCTAAAGCATATATCGCATACGAATGGTTTGGGTCTGATCGGTGGCAGTGACGTCAAAAGCAGCGGCACTGAATTTCGGCGGCCCCATGCTAACCTTGGCGTCACGCGAAAATCCGTAGCCTTCTGTCGGCATCATCATCAGCGCGCGGTCGGCTTTGCCATTGTTGTTTTCGTCATGCAGCAAGGCAATTGCATAGCGGCCAGGTTTTACGCCTTTAAAAGTCAGCGTGACGCTGGATTGGGCGGAGACCACGACACTATATGCATTCACATCGCCCCGGCATTTGGGAAATTGCTTGGGATTGGTAGTCATACATGCCCGAACCACGCCGTTACTGTTCCGCAAATCGTTGACAGTCACTTTGACTGAACCCGTGTCGCGCGGTGTGTTGCCTGCTAGCAGGAGAGTTGCGCTGCCCAGCAGGCCTATCGCGCAAATGCGTCCGAGATGCCCTTGTCGGTCCCGCATATGCGATCCCAGAATCGGAAATACAGTCCGTAATTGCATGTGTAAGCCTCGTGATGCCGCTGGTGATGGCTGGCGGTTATCAGCCAGCCCCCCAACCGGGAATGAACAAGGGTGCGGGGAAACATTTCCCACCCCATGTGGTTAGTAACCCCCATGAGCGTCATAATCGCGAGGACCAAGCCCAACATCGCGACATGGATAGGAATCACAAACACCAATGCCGGAATAACAATCGCTCCAGTTAATGCCTCTATCGGATGGAAGCTCATTGCTGCCCAAGCCGTTGGCGGGCGGCTGGCATGATGGACAGCATGTGCGATACGGAACAGTTTTGGCCGGTGCATCCAGCGATGCGTCCAGTAAAACCACGTGTCATGCGCGAATAAGAACGCAAACAGCGACAATGGCAAATACCACAGCGGATAATCAGAGAAGTCGCTGTAGATCAGCGTCCAGCCCCGATTCTGCCACCCCCAAGCAATGATGCCGGCGGGAATGCCATAAACAGCTGCCGAAGCGAGCGACCAAAATATCTCTTTGCGAATTTGTGT is part of the Pontixanthobacter gangjinensis genome and encodes:
- a CDS encoding alpha/beta hydrolase gives rise to the protein MGWLLLIVIVLLGAAALALNYSIGRNGPKVLDTVDRITGGSRDVSLVHTESLGDHAKQKLTVYSAAAIGSDTAAAKPVFLFIHGGGWRSGDIDDYGFLARGLAPEGYVVVLAGYRLGPDGVFPAMLEDSAKAVAWTTANIAKFGGDPEAIFISGHSAGAYNVAMLGLDRQWLGREGLGTEAIAGIIGLSGPYDFHPFTADSTKLAFGGANDPLTTQPINFARADAPSMLLVQGEKDTVVKPRNTTALARAITQNGGKVETAMFADMDHNAPILALASPWRRDRGFTDTLTDFTSRVLAERSQLAAQEGQAGAERGEASVSVQAGSR
- a CDS encoding App1 family protein; its protein translation is MPPYPFSNHPVRVEPYFGYRSQTTLHVSGRALRSAKAKFAAGGRRQAMRTMISQFVSHEVPGLPVTLQLTCPKGAAHSHLATTDAEGFVRFEIELDDWRFPPAPTWEAVSLHWNDGASSQSVNGHVLAPGEGTQLGVISDIDDTIIETGITGNVRAILRNWKRVLAQMPEERAQVPDADIFYNALGGNAPPMPGLRRSSDEHPAPTDRPFFYVSSSPWNLYSYLVAYKKVRGLPLGPIALRDWGLNRETFGSGSHGAHKRRAIEKILATYPAMQFALIGDDTQGDLTAFNGIVTDYPDRIAAIFIRTAGEQFSPEEALAKANIEASEVPLWLGPDFSTGEEFLNATGLDKDSDATHIVETIESKLKAD
- a CDS encoding PAS domain-containing protein, producing MDTLRGNFGSTDSYDVDDDFDGADDETARELPPTAIGSDERRMQVRAYNHWASLLDDRNFPSIEDLEPADLPDFGPYSVLLDFTSGIEDPAILYLGKELAGECGTDVEISQLSDVPSRSLLSRITDHYMQILANQAPIGFEAEFVNQRSSTIAYRGILLPYSSDGETIDFIYGVINWKELADQITTDELLLEIDQALDATDAESGIEDDEEDSARETDPVTDWADGPSTALPDPVSDIPLSDSIHLEDANDDAFPAPAFGTGELAEANEAAADYDSEYDENEEDEEDEYEYDECEGDEYEAGTIEDDDNAVVARLASLIQPRGMAKPSAADQDQDFSAEDGDWEMNLPSNPLLRSVDQIVEDNRRAAAAGPSADEAPTEIEPIIEVSAELDPEAGLHDCLAEARELAQAARTSEDRTRANLYAAVGRAYDVSLAAQESPEEFEELIAENGLTIQERAPMTPVVKLVFGADYDKTRLTEYASVLSHAQRVGIERGQLSAFLSKAEGGLKAVVQTERRIRKEESGQQVEPTDAPRASIAKKLRELEGQSLDSINPQGAEFGVVLIRRLENGEIVMLGEVSDDIPLVERVARKVLL
- a CDS encoding DUF2141 domain-containing protein, giving the protein MRDRQGHLGRICAIGLLGSATLLLAGNTPRDTGSVKVTVNDLRNSNGVVRACMTTNPKQFPKCRGDVNAYSVVVSAQSSVTLTFKGVKPGRYAIALLHDENNNGKADRALMMMPTEGYGFSRDAKVSMGPPKFSAAAFDVTATDQTQTIRMRYML
- a CDS encoding sterol desaturase family protein, whose translation is MTGPLLTSVLISAAAMTAIVAVRYLVTSGGFAWATKHVRPGLYATLDTQIRKEIFWSLASAAVYGIPAGIIAWGWQNRGWTLIYSDFSDYPLWYLPLSLFAFLFAHDTWFYWTHRWMHRPKLFRIAHAVHHASRPPTAWAAMSFHPIEALTGAIVIPALVFVIPIHVAMLGLVLAIMTLMGVTNHMGWEMFPRTLVHSRLGGWLITASHHQRHHEAYTCNYGLYFRFWDRICGTDKGISDAFAR